In one window of Miscanthus floridulus cultivar M001 chromosome 12, ASM1932011v1, whole genome shotgun sequence DNA:
- the LOC136497040 gene encoding dof zinc finger protein 1-like yields MDAAHWQQGLGLVKPMEEMLMAANAGAANPSQGSNPNPPAPAPSSAPGGALRGGAPPPLAGAGSTERRARPQKEKAPNCPRCNSTNTKFCYYNNYSLQQPRYFCKTCRRYWTEGGSLRNVPVGGGSRKNKRSSASASASASASVTSSSMASTAGAASKNPKLAHEGAHDLNLAFPHHGGLHAPEFAAFPSLESSNVCNPGGGMTSNGRGGGAGPAVGALSAMELLRSSGCYMPLQMPGNYTAAGFALGEFRTPPPPPPPSQSVLGFSLDAHGPGSGAAAAGYGSGAGLQGVPENAGRLLFPFEDLKPPVSSGGGGVAGGATRGAGDGNSSHNQFDHSKEQGGGGDGGPGAGHDAPGFWSGMIGGSGASW; encoded by the exons ATGGATGCAGCCCACTGGCAGCAG GGCCTAGGGCTGGTGAAGCCCATGGAGGAGATGCTGATGGCGGCCAACGCGGGCGCCGCAAATCCGAGCCAAGGCTCGAATCCAaacccgccggcgccggcgccgtcgtCGGCACCTGGCGGTGCCCTGCGCGgtggcgcgccgccgccgctggcgggCGCGGGTAGCACCGAGCGGCGCGCGCGGCCGCAGAAGGAGAAGGCGCCCAACTGCCCGCGGTGCAACTCCACCAACACCAAATTCTGCTATTACAACAACTACAGCCTCCAGCAGCCACGCTACTTCTGCAAGACGTGCCGCCGCTACTGGACGGAGGGCGGATCCCTCCGCAACGTCCCCGTGGGCGGCGGCTCACGCAAGAACAAGCGCTCCTCGGCGTCCGCGTCGGCGTCCGCGTCCGCCTCGGTCACGAGCTCGTCCATGGCCAGCACGGCGGGGGCGGCGTCCAAGAACCCGAAGCTGGCGCACGAGGGCGCGCACGACCTCAACCTGGCGTTCCCGCATCACGGTGGCCTGCACGCCCCCGAGTTCGCGGCGTTCCCGAGCCTGGAGAGCAGCAACGTGTGCAACCCGGGCGGCGGGATGACGAGCAACGGCCGGGGCGGTGGCGCGGGGCCCGCGGTCGGCGCGCTCTCGGCAATGGAGCTCTTGCGGAGCTCCGGCTGCTACATGCCGCTGCAGATGCCAGGAAATTACACGGCGGCAGGGTTCGCGCTCGGAGAGTTCcgcacgccgccgccaccgcctccaccgTCGCAGAGCGTGCTCGGGTTCTCTCTGGACGCGCACGGCCCGGGGTCCGGTGCTGCCGCGGCAGGGTACGGTTCCGGCGCGGGGCTGCAGGGCGTGCCGGAGAACGCGGGCAGGTTATTGTTCCCCTTCGAGGACTTGAAGCCGCCGGTTAGCTCTGGAGGTGGTGGTGTGGCCGGTGGTGCAACACGTGGCGCCGGCGATGGAAATAGCAGCCATAATCAGTTTGACCACAGCAAGGAGCAAGGcggaggcggcgacggcggccccGGTGCCGGGCACGACGCACCGGGGTTCTGGAGCGGCATGATCGGCGGCAGTGGCGCTTCTTGGTAA